The Geminocystis sp. NIES-3708 genomic sequence AGTTGTTAATAATCAAGCTGAAAAACTTTTACAAACAGACAAAAGTAATCTCATCAACCAATCTCTTAATAAATTTTTATGTCTTGATAATTTTCAGTCTTTTTTTGACATACTAGGAACATTCAATGGAGAATTAGATAATTCAATAAATAATTCTTTTTCCTCTTTAAAATTAATATTACCTAATAATTCATCTATTATTGTAAGTATTAAAGCAGAAATAATTAAAAATATTCATAATGAGATAATTGGTTACTATTTGTCTCTTCACGATATAACTCAGTTACAACAAATGAAAGATGAGTTTTTCTACCAATCTCGTTATGATTCTCTTACAAATTTACCGAATCGTCGTTCATTATTAGAGTTTTTAGAAAATATTTTAGCTAAAGGAGAACAAAATCATTCTAATCAGTTTGCGGTATTATTTTTAGACATCAATAAATTTAAACATATCAATGATTTTTTTGGGCATTCCATTGGAGATGAAGTGTTAATTAATTTCGCAAAACGATTAATCACCTGCGTCAGAAGTTGTGATCATGTAGCACGATTAAGTGGTGATGAATTTATGATTGTCTTAACTCATATTCATTCTCCTCAAGAAGCCAAAGATTGTGCTTATCGCATTCAAAATTCTTTATCTACTTCTTTTCACATCAATCAAAAAGAAATTATGATTAGTGTCAGTATTGGTATTGTTATTGGTGATGTAACAACTGCTAATTTCTCAAACCTTTTATCCAATGCAGATATAGCTATGTATCAAGCTAAATCTAATGGACAACTTTTTTCTATGTATCGTTGTTAATTTTTTATTATCATTATGGGTTGGGTTTAAGAGAAAAATTAAGGTTAGAAACCTGACTATGGAAAAGTTTTAATGTACTACCACAAACCAAAAAGAAATTAAACTTAGATGTTGCACTAAAGATAAAATATACTGATGAGAAAAAAAATCTGAGTGATTATTAATTACTCATTATTAATTATTAGTTATTATTTATGCCTTTCCAAGCTAATCCGATTAAATTTGGCACTGATGGCTGGCGTGGAGTCATTGCAGCAGATTTTACCTTTGAGCGTGTTGCAAAACTAGCCCCTTTATGCGCTCAAGTTTTACAAGAGTCTAACCCCAATTCTAATTTAATGATAGTTGGTTATGATCGTCGTTTTATGGCAGAAGATTTTGCTTATCTAACAGCAGAAACTTTACAGACATCAGGCTTTGATGTATTATTATCAGAGGGTTTTGCTCCTACTCCTGCTTTTAGTTGGGCGGCGAAGGCAGAAAATGCTCTAGGGGCAATAGTTTTAACTGCTAGTCATAACCCAGCCAAATATTTAGGTTTAAAAGTAAAGGGTGGTTTTGGTGGTTCAGTCTCACAAGATGTTACAGCTAAAATTGAAGCACTTTTAGAACAGGATAGCCCAAAAGCCAATAAAAAAGGCACTTTAACATTATTTGATCCTTGGGAAAGTTATTGTAATCAATTGCGTTCTTTAGTTGACATAGATTTAATCAAAAATGCTATTATTTCAGGCAAATTAAAGATTTTAGTAGATGTAATGCACGGGGCGGCTTCCACGGGTTTAAGTCGTTTATTAGGCTGTGATATTCCTGAAATTAATTCTCAAAGAGATCCTTTATTTGGAGGTGCTGCCCCTGAGCCTCTAGCCCGTTATATTCCTGAGTTATTTCGTCAGGTCAAAGAAACAGCAAAAAGTCATCCTCATAGCCTTAGAGTTGGTTTAGTATTTGATGGAGACTGCGATCGTATTGCCTCTGTGGATGGAAATGGCAATTTTTGTAGTACTCAGATTTTAATCCCTATTTTTATCGAACATTTAGCTACCCGCAAAAAACTTGAGGGAGAAATTGTTAAAACCGTCAGTGGCTCAGATTTAATCCCGAAAATAGCCGATTTATTCAAAGTGCCTCTTTATGAAACTCCTATTGGTTATAAATATATTGCCGAAAGAATGTTAACTCATCAAGTATTGGTAGGAGGAGAAGAATCGGGAGGTGTTGGCTATAGTAATCATATTCCCGAACGTGATGCTTTATTATCAGCGTTATATGTATTAGAGGCTGTAGTAGAGTCTGGAAAAGATATAACTGAACTTTATGATAATTTACGTCACCAAGTCAACTTTGATTCTGCATACGATCGCATTGATTTAACTTTAGCAAACTTAGAGCAAAAAAATCAATTACAACAAAGATTAGAAAGCACTCCTTTAACAGAAATTGCAGGGAAAAAAGTCACTAATTGTTTAGCCATTGACGGTTATAAATATCGCCTTGAAGATGACAGTTGGCTACTAATTCGTTTTAGTGGTACTGAGCCTTTGTTACGTTTATATTCCGAAGCTCCTACTTTAAAAATAGTACAGGAAAATTTAGCTTGGGCGAAAACATGGGCAAAGGGTAATTAGAAGACTAGAAGACTGGGAGAATGGGAGACTAGAGGAGGAAAATGTGTTTATGCTTTTTTCCTATTGCTCAACTTCGACGAATGACGAATCACAACGACAAATAACCAATTATTTATAGAAAAAATGTCAAATCAAATTCAACCAAAATTAATTATTCACGGTGGTGCAGGTAGCTCATTAAAAGGGAAAGGTGGCTTAGATGCTGTACGCCAAGCGTTACATGAAATTGTAGCAGAAGTTTATCAATTATTATTAGAAGGAAAAAGTGCCACAGAAGCAGTAATCAAAGGATGCCAGTTATTAGAAGACAATCCTCGTTTTAATGCTGGTACTGGTTCAGTATTACAATCTGACGGACAAATTAGAATGAGTGCATCTTTGATGGATGGTGAAAAACAAAGATTTAGTGGTGTCATTAATGTTTCTAGAGTAAAAAATCCCATTAATTTGGCTCAAACCCTCCAAAATCAAGAAGATCGAGTTTTATCAGATTACGGTAGTTTAGAATTACTAAGAGAATTAAAATACTCCATATATGATCCTTTAACAGACTTAAGATTACATGAATGGATTGAAGAAAGAAAAGAAAACTTCACCAGAAAAATGGCGGGAGTTGTTGCCGAAAGTAGCGAAAATGCTCGTCGAGGTACAATTGGAGTTGTCGCTTTAGATACACAAGGTAGAATTAGTGCTGGTACTTCTACTGGGGGTAAAGGCTTAGAAAGGATTGGTAGAGTTAGTGATTCGGCTATGCCTGCGGGAAATTATGCTAACTTTCAAGCGGGAGTAAGTTGTACGGGTATCGGCGAAGATATTATTGATGAATGTTTAGCGGCTAAAGTCGTAATCCGTGCCACCGATGGTTTATCTTTAGCTGAAGCTATGGAAAAATCTATTAAAGAGGCTTCTGTTAATAAACGGGATTTAGGTGCGATCGCCCTTGATTGTCATGGTAAAATAGTATGGGGTAAAACCAGTGAAGTATTATTAGCGGCTTATCATAACGGTAAAAATATTGGCGATTGTTTAGAATGGGATGATGATAAATTAATTAACATCAGTGAATAATGAAGATTAAACGTCAATATATTATTCTTCTCTCACTCTTAATCTTAACGGCTACGATTATGCCTAATTATTGGCAATTGGGGATGACAGGAGTAGTCGGTTTTTTTCTGGCTTATTTAACTAAAGGTAGTCGTAAAGCGAAAAAACAATGAGATTATAATGAGGACGTGATGAAAAAGTTTTTTAGCAAATCCTATTCCCTAAATCTTATCATCACAAAAAAAGGTAGAAATATTAGCATTTTTTCTACCTTTTCCCTTGTTTATTCTATTTTATCTTAATCTTATAAAGATGAGCCTAGACCAGCGTAAGCACCATAGAAAAATAATGCTACCACGGCTAAAACACCCATTCCAGCAACTGTACCAACGATCCAGAGGGGAATTCTTGCATCTCCCATAATGAAACCTCCTAAATTAAATAAAGTAGTTTTTAGTTAAAGAAATAACTAGAGAATAAAACACCAAGCACCGCTACAAATAATAAACCCAAATATAGGGAAGTACGGTTTAATTCTACAGATTGTCTGTTAGGATTTTGATTTCTGTCCATTGATTTCTCCTATCGTTGAATAAATTGCATCGCAGTAATCGCACCTATGAAAAATACAGAAGGTACTGCCAAAGTATGTACAGCTAACCATCTGACGGTAAAAATAGGATATGAAACTGGTTGATTAGGACTATTGGTCATTTTTTATTTACCTTTTTATCTAATTAAACTATTTATTAAATTGCTCAATTTGTTGAGTTGCTTCATAGCGATCGCTAATAATAGGCAACTCTTCACGGGTTTGATTAAAATATTGATCAGGACGAGGAGTACCAAAAGCATCATAAGCTAAACCAGTACTCACAAATAACCAACCAGCGATAAAAAGCATGGGGATAGTAATACTATGAATAACCCAATAGCGTACACTGGTAACTATATCAGTAAATGGACGTTCACCTGTATCTCCAGCCATAAAAGCATTGCCTCCTAAATTTTTTTACTATTTAACTAATTTACAACATTAAGTGACTCAAGTTATGCCGCACTTTGAGTATTATATTTTAACAGAACGCCACGCTGTCCTAAAACAAAACCTTGATCTGGATTTACAAAGACGATTTTATAGAAATTAGACGGTACAGATTCGACTTGCCGATCTTTTTCCCATTTCACACCACCATCAGAACTAACTAATAAATTTGCACTACCCCCAGCTAACCAAATTTCATTCTCTTGACGGGTAGCTAAATCTAAGAATCCCCAACTGGTAGAATATTCAGGAGAAATAGGTTCTTCCCATTCTTCAAAGTTATCAACTTTACTTAATTGAATTTGTCCTCCTCTAGCAATTAACCAAAGACGATCATTTCCTAAAAAGCCCATATTCTGTAAGCGGCGAGAAGAAGTTCGATTATGGGGAGTCCACTCTGTGTCACCGGGTTGCCATGTGGAATAAAAATTACCTCTAGCACTGACGGCGACATACTTACCATCTTCAGAACGACTTATATTTCTAGCAACACCTACAGAACCTTCAACTAAGGCTTTCCAATTTTTTCCGCCATCAGTAGTTTGATAAATTGCTCCTAAATTTGTCACCATTTCTGCGGTATTTGGTGCAAGGGCAACTATATCGTAAGGTAAACCGGGTAATTTATCGCTCAAAGGAATGCGTTCCCAAGTATTACCAGCATTAGAGGTATGTAATAAAATAGAAGGCTCACCAGTAATCCAACCTTCATCACCATTAAAACTAATACCTGTAAAATTAATTTTTTCTTCCCCTAATTCAATAATTTTGGGTTGCCAAGTTTCGCCACCATCTTGGGTTTCAAATAAACTAGCTTTAGTACCAACTAACCAACCATGATTTGAGTTGCTAGTAAAGGCTAAATCTGCGAAGGTAGCATCAGTATTTAAAGTAATTGCTTGCCAAGGATTTTGAGTAATAGAAGGCACATTAGAGCAACTAATACATAAAAAACTAATGACTATTAATACTAAAAATTGTTTTAGTCGATTAAATAACAAATTCATTTTTATTTCCAAAATATAATTATTTTATGGATTCATCTTACAAAGGACAAAAGCTGAAAATCGAAGTTTAATTTAATCCATATAAACTGAAGAAAAATAAAACACCTAAGGCTAAAGCACCAAAAATTAATAAATTTTTCTGCCCTGGTGTTAACTTATTAACTCCAAAACCAAACTCTAAGTTTTCCGCAAATCCTGATGGTGCATCCTGTGCTCCAATATTTACAAATGCTGTACGACTTGCTCCACACACTGGACAACGCCAATTACTGGGTAAATCAGTAAATAATGTACCGGGAGCTATATTCGTTTTACTGTCACCTTTTGAAGGTGCATAGGTATAACCACAGGAACGACATTCATAACTAGGAGGTGCTTGTTCGGCTAAAGTTTTTTCTTTGGCTGCTTCACTCATGACGATATGTTAAGCAAATCTTAAAAGTTCTTTAAGAATTATTACATAAAAAGGGGGAATTATTAATAATAAACAATTCAAAATTAATAATAGAAAAAGTTAATTCAACAAAGTTTAATTAATTCGATAGGTAAATTATCTATATCAGCGATGAAAGCGACTTCATAAACTCGATCGCCAATCATCTGTTGTTGTGGTGGTAATAATATTTTTAAAGGTGAAAAAAGAGAAGGATTTTCTAAACTAGCTTTGTAAAACTTATCTTCTAATTCCTTTAACCAAGAAGGTAAGTTAGTTTTATTATCGGTAACGTTAAGGGAAAGATGATAATAACCTACATAATGTTCATCATAAAAGCTATCAGGAGCTGGTTTTGGTTCAGGTATCTGCATTAATTCTAATCTTCCGCCTAATCCTTCCAACCAACAGGCTAAAGTATAACCCGTAGTAAATCTTTCTTTGACGGTAAACCCCAACAATTCATAAAAAGCGATAGATTTCATTATATCCGCCGTGCGAATAGCTACATGATGTATCATCGGCAAATATTAGTTTATTCAAATAAACGAAAGTAAGGGTAACGAGAAGGAGCACCTTTTTCTTTTTCTAAGATAAAATTAATGATTTCCCAACAAGGTTCATCACTAGCTTTACTACTAAATTCTACAGGTAAACCATACAATTTATATACTTTAGTTTCTTTTTCCCCCTGCCAATTGTT encodes the following:
- a CDS encoding photosynthesis system II assembly factor Ycf48, translated to MNLLFNRLKQFLVLIVISFLCISCSNVPSITQNPWQAITLNTDATFADLAFTSNSNHGWLVGTKASLFETQDGGETWQPKIIELGEEKINFTGISFNGDEGWITGEPSILLHTSNAGNTWERIPLSDKLPGLPYDIVALAPNTAEMVTNLGAIYQTTDGGKNWKALVEGSVGVARNISRSEDGKYVAVSARGNFYSTWQPGDTEWTPHNRTSSRRLQNMGFLGNDRLWLIARGGQIQLSKVDNFEEWEEPISPEYSTSWGFLDLATRQENEIWLAGGSANLLVSSDGGVKWEKDRQVESVPSNFYKIVFVNPDQGFVLGQRGVLLKYNTQSAA
- a CDS encoding isoaspartyl peptidase/L-asparaginase → MSNQIQPKLIIHGGAGSSLKGKGGLDAVRQALHEIVAEVYQLLLEGKSATEAVIKGCQLLEDNPRFNAGTGSVLQSDGQIRMSASLMDGEKQRFSGVINVSRVKNPINLAQTLQNQEDRVLSDYGSLELLRELKYSIYDPLTDLRLHEWIEERKENFTRKMAGVVAESSENARRGTIGVVALDTQGRISAGTSTGGKGLERIGRVSDSAMPAGNYANFQAGVSCTGIGEDIIDECLAAKVVIRATDGLSLAEAMEKSIKEASVNKRDLGAIALDCHGKIVWGKTSEVLLAAYHNGKNIGDCLEWDDDKLINISE
- the psbF gene encoding cytochrome b559 subunit beta produces the protein MTNSPNQPVSYPIFTVRWLAVHTLAVPSVFFIGAITAMQFIQR
- a CDS encoding diguanylate cyclase domain-containing protein encodes the protein MSYQVFNSTLPIVRTEVDQFLKKYSIDHPYKKALSLPYFRQKFISKILNNIPNNHILIDECHGFADDATFCIGLLEEKLLINQQIIDNISTIVKEYNEFIMANNNINKNHQRDNFINFSEVNWWIRIDTVKPSMTYYFGPFDNLLEATENYHGYVEDLMEEKAEGIAFDFQFINPPSLTIENDTEDLRLENQELLKNWLDVEREKKYYENLFLFSPDSCLIIDTNSVIKVVNNQAEKLLQTDKSNLINQSLNKFLCLDNFQSFFDILGTFNGELDNSINNSFSSLKLILPNNSSIIVSIKAEIIKNIHNEIIGYYLSLHDITQLQQMKDEFFYQSRYDSLTNLPNRRSLLEFLENILAKGEQNHSNQFAVLFLDINKFKHINDFFGHSIGDEVLINFAKRLITCVRSCDHVARLSGDEFMIVLTHIHSPQEAKDCAYRIQNSLSTSFHINQKEIMISVSIGIVIGDVTTANFSNLLSNADIAMYQAKSNGQLFSMYRC
- the psbE gene encoding cytochrome b559 subunit alpha, with product MAGDTGERPFTDIVTSVRYWVIHSITIPMLFIAGWLFVSTGLAYDAFGTPRPDQYFNQTREELPIISDRYEATQQIEQFNK
- a CDS encoding photosystem II reaction center protein L, yielding MDRNQNPNRQSVELNRTSLYLGLLFVAVLGVLFSSYFFN
- a CDS encoding rubredoxin — its product is MSEAAKEKTLAEQAPPSYECRSCGYTYAPSKGDSKTNIAPGTLFTDLPSNWRCPVCGASRTAFVNIGAQDAPSGFAENLEFGFGVNKLTPGQKNLLIFGALALGVLFFFSLYGLN
- a CDS encoding phosphoglucomutase/phosphomannomutase family protein gives rise to the protein MPFQANPIKFGTDGWRGVIAADFTFERVAKLAPLCAQVLQESNPNSNLMIVGYDRRFMAEDFAYLTAETLQTSGFDVLLSEGFAPTPAFSWAAKAENALGAIVLTASHNPAKYLGLKVKGGFGGSVSQDVTAKIEALLEQDSPKANKKGTLTLFDPWESYCNQLRSLVDIDLIKNAIISGKLKILVDVMHGAASTGLSRLLGCDIPEINSQRDPLFGGAAPEPLARYIPELFRQVKETAKSHPHSLRVGLVFDGDCDRIASVDGNGNFCSTQILIPIFIEHLATRKKLEGEIVKTVSGSDLIPKIADLFKVPLYETPIGYKYIAERMLTHQVLVGGEESGGVGYSNHIPERDALLSALYVLEAVVESGKDITELYDNLRHQVNFDSAYDRIDLTLANLEQKNQLQQRLESTPLTEIAGKKVTNCLAIDGYKYRLEDDSWLLIRFSGTEPLLRLYSEAPTLKIVQENLAWAKTWAKGN
- a CDS encoding photosystem II reaction center protein J — translated: MGDARIPLWIVGTVAGMGVLAVVALFFYGAYAGLGSSL
- a CDS encoding VOC family protein, coding for MHHVAIRTADIMKSIAFYELLGFTVKERFTTGYTLACWLEGLGGRLELMQIPEPKPAPDSFYDEHYVGYYHLSLNVTDNKTNLPSWLKELEDKFYKASLENPSLFSPLKILLPPQQQMIGDRVYEVAFIADIDNLPIELIKLC